GACGTCCTCGTGACTGCCGGCCAGGATCCCGCGATCCGGAAGTGGAACCGCCTGGTCGTGGAGTCTCCGGAGCACGCGCGCCGGAGGATCGAGCGTATGCACCGGCGCTGGCAGGCCGAGCAGGCCGCGGTCTGGGCGATCGCCCGGCCGGGCGGTGAGGCTCTGGGCCTGATCGGGTGGGGGGACATCGACCTCGACGACGGCAACGCCGAGATCGTCTACTGGGTCCTGCCCGCGGCGCGCGGCGGCGGTGTCGTCGTCGAGGCGGCCAAACGCGTGAGCCGGTGGGCCCTGGAGGACCTGGGCCTGCACCGTCTGCGCCTGTGCCACTCGACGGCGAACCCGGCGTCCTGCCGTGTGGCGGAGAAGGCCGGCTACTCCTTCGAGGGCACCCAGCGCAGCGCACTCCTGCACGAGGACGGATGGCACGACGAGCACCTGCACTCCCTCGTGGAGGGCGACATCTGAGAGGCTCAGAGATCGTTGCCCGCGTACGACAGATTGAAGCTCTTGTTGGTCAGCGGGAAGTCCGGGACGATCGTGTCCGCCAACGCCACCGGCAGCGCGGGCCAGTTGAAGAAGGACGGGTCGACGGGCTTGACCCGGGACAAAGTGCCGTCGGGCGCGAGTTCGACACGGGTGGCGATGGTGCCGCGCCAGCCCTCGACCAGACCCACGCCAGTGCTCGGGCCCGCGCCGGGCGGCGGCTGCGGCGCGAGCACCGCTGCGTGGGTCTCCAGGCTGTCGGCGAACTGCTCGATCAGGGCGAGAGAGGTCTCGATCTCCTCTGCGCGGACCAGGAAGCGGGCCAGGACGTCGCCGGTGTCGTGGACGGGTACGTCGAGCTGCGCACCGTATCCGGTGAAAGGGTGCGCCACGCGGGCGTCGTCGGCGATGCCGCTGGCGCGGGCGACGTAGCCGAGGCAGCCGATCTCCCGGGCCGCGGACGTGCGCAGAATCGCCGTGCCGGTGAAGCGGTCGCGGACGGTGGAGTGGCCGAGGGCGAGGTCGGCAATCTCGCGGATGTCCTCACCGATCGCCTTCAGCCGACCCCGGTCCGGCAGCGCGCGCACGATCGCGCCGCCAGGTACGACGCCGCCGCGCAACAGCCGGTGTCCCGTGACCTCCTTGTTGAGGCGCAGGAGTTGCTCGCGGACGCGCTGGGCGTGGGCGTTGAGGATGCCGTGGCCGACGTCGTTGCAGAGCATGCCGAGGTCGGCGACGTGGTTGTGGACGCGCTCCAGTTCGAGGAGGAGAGCGCGGGCGCGCTGCGCCTCTTCTGGAACTTCCGTGCCGTTGGCCTCTTCGACGGCCAGGCAGTAGGCCAGGGCGTGGCCGACGGCGGTGTCGCCGCTGATGCGTTCGGCCAGCGGCAGCCCGGCGGCGACGGTACGGCTCTGGAAGAGTTTCTCGATGCCCTTGTGGACAAACCAGAGGCGGGCCTTCAGTTTGAGGATGGATTCGCCTACGACGGAGAAGCGGAAGTGGCCGGGTTCGATCAGTCCGGCATGCACCGGGCCGACCGGGATCTCGTACACGCCTTCGCCCTCGACCTCCAGGAAGGGGTACGGCCCTTCCTGTTCGCCGAAGGCGGGTGGTGGTCCGGCGTCGGGGCGCATGGGGTACCAGCCGCGCGGCCAGTGGAAGTGGCGAACGAGGCGGTGGGGCAACGGGTGGTCGAGGGGGACGATGCCGAACAGGTCGCGCATCTCGCGCTCGAACCGGCCTGCGGGGAAGGAGAGATGGGCGAGCGTGGGCACCTCGGGCCGGTCGAGGTCAAGGCGGACGTGGAGTTCGGTGCGGGTGTCGGGCGGGCCGGAGACGAACAGGTACACCACGCGCAGACCTGTGTCGTCGTGGTGGGCGGCGATCAGGGCGAGCCGGTGACCGGCGT
The genomic region above belongs to Streptomyces sp. CG1 and contains:
- a CDS encoding NADH-quinone oxidoreductase subunit C, translating into MRTSHEIGITELPQRAEELLDAGHRLALIAAHHDDTGLRVVYLFVSGPPDTRTELHVRLDLDRPEVPTLAHLSFPAGRFEREMRDLFGIVPLDHPLPHRLVRHFHWPRGWYPMRPDAGPPPAFGEQEGPYPFLEVEGEGVYEIPVGPVHAGLIEPGHFRFSVVGESILKLKARLWFVHKGIEKLFQSRTVAAGLPLAERISGDTAVGHALAYCLAVEEANGTEVPEEAQRARALLLELERVHNHVADLGMLCNDVGHGILNAHAQRVREQLLRLNKEVTGHRLLRGGVVPGGAIVRALPDRGRLKAIGEDIREIADLALGHSTVRDRFTGTAILRTSAAREIGCLGYVARASGIADDARVAHPFTGYGAQLDVPVHDTGDVLARFLVRAEEIETSLALIEQFADSLETHAAVLAPQPPPGAGPSTGVGLVEGWRGTIATRVELAPDGTLSRVKPVDPSFFNWPALPVALADTIVPDFPLTNKSFNLSYAGNDL
- a CDS encoding GNAT family N-acetyltransferase, with the protein product MVSISPVPLPPVVPAGRMAQNPQPVLGLSNGLELRPWHSRDADVLVTAGQDPAIRKWNRLVVESPEHARRRIERMHRRWQAEQAAVWAIARPGGEALGLIGWGDIDLDDGNAEIVYWVLPAARGGGVVVEAAKRVSRWALEDLGLHRLRLCHSTANPASCRVAEKAGYSFEGTQRSALLHEDGWHDEHLHSLVEGDI